Proteins from a single region of Aureibacter tunicatorum:
- a CDS encoding glycosyltransferase family 4 protein, which yields MNILIISYQGGIAGSTYSVSFLAKGLAERGHKVVLATKKGNHAEELIKGTKVVFEPMEFLGRVSFKDMSRLKEIVEKHDIQLINAQASLDRYITILGKWWHNLNVKLVHTRRQVPKSVGGYFQNAFYTKGTDKIVAVSEGIKGDLVKMKLPATHIHVINNGTPKSKYKLLENYIPNELREKYSIAQDDFVIGSVSRLKHQEHLLKSLELIKEPVTVIFIGIDGKEPAISELISTLNISQHKILFLGTISPEESLKHYKLFDIKVLCSHMEGLSQALLEAMFIGVPVLATNMAGNPSLIKHNENGYLFENDNYQQLADQILKLKHSKTEREKLKQGGLKTANNDFSIEKTLDNYETFFQDLINDA from the coding sequence ATGAATATATTAATAATTAGCTACCAAGGAGGCATCGCAGGTTCGACATATTCTGTTTCATTCTTAGCAAAGGGACTGGCAGAAAGAGGCCATAAAGTAGTCCTTGCCACCAAAAAGGGCAATCATGCCGAAGAATTAATCAAAGGCACAAAAGTGGTTTTTGAACCGATGGAGTTTCTTGGACGTGTTAGTTTCAAAGACATGAGTAGGCTAAAGGAAATCGTTGAAAAACATGATATTCAACTAATCAATGCCCAAGCAAGCTTGGACAGATATATCACAATACTTGGCAAATGGTGGCATAATCTCAACGTAAAGCTTGTTCATACAAGAAGACAAGTTCCTAAAAGCGTAGGCGGATATTTTCAAAATGCCTTTTATACAAAAGGGACAGACAAGATCGTAGCTGTAAGCGAAGGGATCAAAGGAGACTTGGTAAAGATGAAATTGCCTGCAACACATATTCATGTCATTAATAATGGCACTCCCAAGTCAAAATACAAGCTCCTTGAGAATTACATTCCAAATGAATTAAGGGAAAAGTACAGCATCGCACAAGACGATTTTGTCATCGGTTCTGTATCAAGGTTGAAACATCAAGAACATCTACTAAAATCACTGGAGTTAATCAAAGAGCCTGTTACTGTTATATTCATAGGCATAGACGGAAAAGAGCCAGCTATTTCTGAGTTAATAAGCACATTGAACATTAGCCAACACAAAATTCTTTTTCTAGGCACTATTTCTCCGGAAGAATCTCTCAAGCACTACAAGTTGTTTGACATCAAAGTTTTGTGCTCGCATATGGAAGGACTATCTCAAGCTTTGCTGGAGGCCATGTTCATAGGAGTTCCTGTATTGGCAACAAATATGGCAGGCAACCCATCTCTCATCAAACACAATGAAAATGGCTACCTTTTCGAAAATGACAACTATCAACAATTAGCTGATCAAATACTGAAATTGAAGCATTCTAAAACAGAAAGAGAAAAGCTTAAGCAAGGCGGATTGAAAACTGCCAACAATGATTTTTCTATCGAGAAAACTTTGGACAATTATGAAACATTCTTTCAAGATTTAATCAACGACGCATGA
- the pyrH gene encoding UMP kinase, with translation MKYKRILLKLSGEALTGSQSYGIDPEVLERYSQEIKKAIDKGVEVAIVIGGGNIYRGVQAEKSGIDRVQGDYMGMLATLINAMAIQSSLEKIGVDTRLMSGLKIDQVCEQFIRRRALRHLEKGRVVIFGAGIGNPYFTTDSTASLRAVEVEADVVLKGTRVDGVYTADPEKDPKAEKFDSISFAEVYQRGLNVMDMTAFTLCKENNLPIIVFDMNKSGNLVKLVEGEKVGTLIAE, from the coding sequence ATGAAATATAAGAGAATATTATTAAAGTTAAGTGGAGAAGCACTTACCGGAAGTCAAAGTTATGGAATTGATCCTGAAGTATTGGAGCGATATTCTCAAGAAATCAAGAAAGCGATAGATAAAGGCGTAGAAGTTGCTATCGTGATCGGAGGAGGAAATATTTACAGAGGCGTTCAGGCAGAGAAATCGGGCATTGACAGGGTTCAAGGCGATTACATGGGAATGTTGGCGACCTTGATCAACGCAATGGCAATCCAAAGTTCGCTTGAGAAAATCGGCGTTGACACAAGATTGATGTCAGGTCTTAAAATCGATCAAGTATGCGAGCAATTCATCAGAAGAAGAGCTTTGAGACACCTTGAAAAAGGCCGTGTGGTAATCTTTGGAGCAGGTATTGGAAATCCTTATTTTACTACTGATTCTACGGCTAGTTTGAGAGCGGTGGAAGTTGAAGCCGATGTAGTGCTAAAAGGAACAAGAGTCGACGGAGTTTACACAGCCGACCCTGAGAAGGACCCTAAAGCGGAGAAATTCGACAGCATTAGTTTTGCGGAAGTGTACCAGAGAGGCTTGAATGTAATGGATATGACTGCATTCACATTATGCAAAGAAAATAACCTGCCGATAATCGTATTCGATATGAATAAGTCTGGAAATCTTGTTAAATTGGTTGAAGGAGAGAAGGTCGGAACGTTGATCGCAGAATAA
- the dnaK gene encoding molecular chaperone DnaK: protein MGKIIGIDLGTTNSCVAVMEGNDPVVVTNSEGKRTTPSIVGFLDNGKGERKIGDPAKRQAITNPHNTVYSVKRFMGKKFSNVGEDVNHVPYKVVEGSNNTVRVEIGDREYSPQEISAMILQKMKATAEEFLGQEVTEAVVTVPAYFNDAERQATKEAGQIAGLDVKRIINEPTAAALAYGLDKKSEDQVIAVYDLGGGTFDISILELGDGVFEVKSTNGDVQLGGDNFDQVLIDWLADEFKKDHNIDLKKDPMALQRLKEAAEKAKIELSSSASTEINLPYIMPVDGIPQHLVRTLSRAQFDQLTHDLVQKTIEPCKKALQDAGLSTSDIDEVILVGGSTRIPAVQEAVEKFFNKKPHKGVNPDEVVAVGAAIQGGVLTGEVKDVLLLDVTPLSLGIETMGGVFTKLIESNTTIPTKKSEVFSTAADSQPSVEIHVLQGERPMANDNKTIGKFHLDGIPPAPRGVPQIEVTFDIDANGILNVSAKDKGTNKEQKIRIEASSGLTEEEIEKMRQEAEANADADKQAKEKVDKLNAADSLIFQTEKQLKDYGDKISEANKKPVEESLEELKKAYENKDDLATIDAAVEKLNKAWEAAAQEMYQAQQAEQAAGGAQPGPDAAGQQQPNDGKGGDDVADVDYEEVK, encoded by the coding sequence ATGGGAAAAATAATCGGTATTGATTTAGGGACTACCAACTCATGCGTAGCCGTAATGGAAGGTAACGACCCGGTTGTTGTTACGAATAGCGAAGGAAAAAGAACTACTCCATCTATTGTTGGATTTTTGGACAATGGAAAAGGAGAAAGAAAAATAGGTGATCCTGCAAAAAGACAAGCAATCACCAACCCTCACAACACTGTATACTCTGTAAAAAGATTCATGGGTAAAAAATTCTCTAACGTTGGAGAAGATGTAAACCACGTGCCTTACAAAGTAGTTGAGGGATCTAACAATACAGTTAGAGTTGAAATCGGAGATAGAGAATATAGCCCTCAAGAAATCTCAGCAATGATTCTTCAAAAAATGAAGGCAACTGCTGAAGAGTTCTTAGGACAAGAAGTTACTGAAGCTGTGGTTACAGTGCCGGCATACTTCAACGACGCAGAAAGGCAAGCGACTAAAGAAGCTGGTCAGATCGCTGGTCTTGATGTGAAGCGTATTATCAATGAGCCTACTGCCGCGGCTTTGGCTTACGGTTTGGATAAAAAATCAGAAGATCAAGTAATCGCTGTTTATGACCTTGGTGGTGGTACTTTTGATATCTCTATCCTTGAGCTTGGCGACGGTGTATTCGAAGTGAAATCAACTAACGGTGACGTTCAGCTTGGTGGTGACAACTTTGACCAAGTATTGATCGACTGGTTGGCTGACGAATTCAAGAAAGATCACAACATCGATCTTAAGAAAGACCCTATGGCTCTTCAAAGATTGAAGGAAGCTGCTGAAAAAGCTAAAATCGAGCTTTCGTCTTCAGCAAGCACTGAAATCAACTTGCCATACATCATGCCTGTTGACGGTATTCCTCAACACTTGGTAAGAACTCTTTCTAGAGCTCAATTCGACCAATTGACTCATGACTTGGTGCAAAAGACAATCGAGCCTTGTAAAAAAGCTCTTCAAGACGCTGGTCTTTCCACAAGCGATATTGATGAAGTAATCTTGGTTGGTGGTTCTACTCGTATTCCTGCGGTTCAAGAAGCTGTTGAGAAATTCTTCAACAAAAAGCCACATAAAGGTGTAAACCCTGACGAAGTAGTTGCTGTAGGTGCTGCTATACAAGGTGGTGTATTGACAGGTGAAGTAAAAGACGTTCTTCTTCTTGATGTTACTCCTCTTTCTCTTGGTATTGAGACTATGGGTGGCGTATTCACTAAACTAATTGAGTCGAACACAACTATTCCTACTAAGAAGTCAGAAGTATTCTCAACTGCAGCTGACAGCCAGCCTTCAGTGGAGATTCACGTTCTTCAAGGTGAGCGCCCAATGGCTAACGATAATAAAACTATCGGTAAATTCCACCTTGACGGTATTCCACCAGCTCCAAGAGGTGTTCCTCAAATCGAAGTAACTTTCGACATCGACGCGAATGGTATCTTGAACGTATCTGCTAAGGATAAAGGAACAAATAAAGAGCAAAAGATTCGTATCGAAGCTTCTTCAGGATTGACAGAAGAGGAAATCGAGAAAATGAGACAAGAAGCTGAAGCTAACGCTGACGCTGACAAGCAAGCAAAAGAAAAAGTTGACAAGCTTAACGCTGCTGACTCATTGATCTTCCAAACTGAGAAGCAATTGAAAGATTACGGTGATAAGATCTCTGAAGCTAACAAAAAGCCGGTAGAAGAGTCTTTGGAAGAGCTTAAGAAGGCTTACGAAAACAAAGATGATCTAGCGACAATCGATGCCGCAGTTGAAAAACTGAACAAGGCGTGGGAAGCTGCTGCTCAAGAAATGTATCAAGCGCAACAAGCTGAACAAGCTGCTGGCGGAGCTCAACCGGGTCCTGATGCTGCTGGACAACAACAACCTAATGATGGTAAAGGCGGCGACGATGTAGCTGATGTTGACTACGAAGAAGTGAAATAA
- the uvrB gene encoding excinuclease ABC subunit UvrB, protein MNFQITTEFEPTGDQPKAINALVDGIDSGEEFQTLLGVTGSGKTFTMANVIQNTGKPSLVLCHNKTLAAQLYGEFKQFFPNNSVEYFISYYDYYQPEAFLPTTGTYIEKDLAINDEIEKLRLSATSALLSGRRDVIVVASVSCIYGIGNPEEFGKTVLGVKIGDVISRNKFLFELVDILYSRTEADFRRGTFRVKGDTVDIFVAYADFAYRIYFWGEEVEAIQRIDPATGQKLSEETAITIFPANLFVTGKETLQTAIKEIQDDMVKQVSYFEEEHRPLEAERVKERTEFDLEMIRELGYCSGIENYSRYFDRREPGGRPFCLIDYFPDDFLIFVDESHVTLPQIRAMWGGDRARKINLVDYGFRLPSALDNRPLKFEEFESLVNQIVFVSATPGDYELKKSEGVIVEQLIRPTGLLDPKIDVRPSLNQVDDLLEEIDERVKKDERVLVTTLTKRMAEELTKYMERAGIKCRYIHSEIKSLDRVEILRELRLGHFDVLVGVNLLREGLDLPEVSLVAILDADKEGFLRNQKSLIQTIGRAARNENGEVIMYADKMTDSMRVSIDETNRRRAIQMAYNEEHGIIPKTVRKSKESIMEQTSVADAKKPTEQHKYYVEPEEASVVEDPVVSYMDTEQLEKLIAETQKKMEKAASAFDFIQAAKFRDEISALKKLKQEKEGK, encoded by the coding sequence ATGAACTTCCAGATTACTACAGAATTTGAACCTACTGGAGATCAACCCAAAGCTATAAACGCTTTAGTTGATGGAATAGACTCAGGCGAAGAGTTCCAGACATTGCTTGGTGTGACAGGCTCGGGGAAAACGTTTACCATGGCTAATGTTATACAAAACACAGGCAAGCCGTCTTTGGTGCTTTGTCATAACAAAACATTGGCAGCTCAACTTTACGGAGAGTTTAAGCAGTTTTTCCCTAATAATTCTGTGGAATATTTTATTTCTTATTACGATTATTATCAGCCTGAGGCTTTTCTTCCTACTACTGGCACGTATATAGAAAAAGATTTGGCGATCAATGACGAGATTGAAAAGTTGAGGTTAAGCGCTACTTCAGCATTACTTTCCGGAAGAAGAGATGTGATTGTCGTGGCTTCGGTTTCATGTATCTATGGTATTGGAAATCCGGAAGAATTTGGAAAGACAGTACTTGGAGTGAAGATTGGCGACGTTATTTCCAGAAATAAATTCTTATTTGAATTAGTGGATATTCTTTATAGTCGTACGGAAGCTGACTTTAGAAGAGGAACTTTCAGAGTGAAGGGCGATACTGTGGATATATTCGTCGCTTATGCTGACTTTGCGTATCGTATTTATTTTTGGGGCGAGGAGGTTGAAGCGATTCAAAGAATCGATCCGGCTACTGGACAAAAATTATCGGAGGAGACAGCGATCACTATTTTTCCTGCCAATTTATTTGTGACAGGCAAAGAAACTTTGCAAACAGCTATCAAAGAGATTCAAGATGATATGGTGAAGCAGGTTTCTTATTTTGAAGAAGAGCACAGGCCATTGGAAGCCGAAAGAGTCAAGGAAAGAACTGAGTTTGACTTGGAGATGATTCGCGAGTTGGGCTATTGCTCTGGCATTGAAAACTATTCTAGATACTTTGACCGAAGAGAGCCTGGTGGAAGACCATTCTGTCTTATTGATTATTTCCCTGATGATTTTTTGATTTTTGTGGACGAGAGTCATGTGACTTTGCCACAAATTAGAGCAATGTGGGGTGGAGACAGAGCACGTAAAATAAATTTGGTGGATTATGGATTCAGATTGCCTTCAGCGCTGGATAACAGACCTTTGAAATTTGAAGAATTCGAATCCTTAGTGAATCAAATAGTATTTGTAAGCGCTACTCCCGGAGATTATGAATTGAAAAAATCCGAGGGTGTTATTGTTGAGCAGTTGATAAGACCTACAGGACTATTGGATCCTAAGATCGATGTTCGTCCAAGCCTGAATCAGGTAGATGATTTGCTTGAGGAAATCGACGAAAGAGTTAAAAAGGATGAGCGTGTATTGGTTACAACGCTTACAAAAAGAATGGCGGAAGAACTGACCAAATACATGGAAAGAGCAGGCATCAAATGCCGATATATACATTCTGAAATCAAATCGCTGGATCGAGTGGAAATCTTGAGAGAATTGCGTTTGGGTCATTTTGATGTATTGGTGGGTGTGAATTTGTTGAGAGAAGGGTTGGATTTGCCGGAAGTTTCATTAGTAGCGATATTGGATGCTGACAAGGAAGGTTTCTTGAGAAATCAGAAATCCTTGATTCAGACAATTGGTAGAGCCGCAAGGAATGAAAATGGCGAGGTGATCATGTATGCCGACAAGATGACAGATTCTATGCGAGTTTCTATAGATGAGACGAACAGAAGAAGAGCTATACAGATGGCTTATAATGAAGAGCATGGCATCATTCCAAAAACTGTTCGCAAGTCCAAGGAATCTATCATGGAACAAACTTCCGTAGCGGATGCCAAAAAGCCAACTGAGCAACATAAATACTATGTAGAGCCTGAAGAAGCTTCAGTTGTGGAGGATCCTGTGGTTTCTTATATGGATACGGAACAATTGGAGAAGTTGATTGCTGAGACTCAAAAGAAAATGGAAAAAGCTGCTTCGGCGTTTGATTTCATTCAAGCTGCCAAGTTCAGGGATGAGATATCAGCTTTGAAAAAATTGAAGCAGGAAAAAGAAGGAAAATAA
- the nadD gene encoding nicotinate (nicotinamide) nucleotide adenylyltransferase, producing MKTGLFFGSFNPIHVGHLIIANTVAQREDIDEVWFIVSPQNPFKKRSTLLHEFDRFDMVEAAIEDNDLLKASNIEFNMPKPSYTIDTLTYLSTKHPNKSFNVIVGSDNLSHFHKWKNYEQILDEYGLLVYPRPNTKPHKFENDSRIVHVDSPMVDISATFIRNSIQNEKSIRYLVPDKVQLLIDSRKYYH from the coding sequence ATGAAAACAGGTCTGTTTTTTGGTTCATTCAACCCTATACATGTCGGGCACTTGATTATTGCTAATACGGTAGCCCAGAGAGAAGATATAGATGAAGTGTGGTTTATCGTTTCTCCTCAAAATCCTTTTAAGAAGAGAAGCACTTTATTGCATGAGTTCGATAGATTTGATATGGTGGAGGCGGCGATTGAAGACAATGATTTGCTTAAAGCGAGCAATATAGAATTCAATATGCCTAAGCCGAGCTATACGATAGACACTTTAACTTACCTTTCCACCAAGCATCCCAATAAGAGCTTTAACGTGATCGTGGGAAGCGATAATTTGAGCCACTTCCATAAGTGGAAAAACTATGAGCAAATTCTTGACGAATATGGATTATTAGTTTATCCAAGACCTAACACAAAGCCTCATAAATTTGAAAATGATTCCAGAATCGTACACGTTGATTCTCCAATGGTCGATATTTCAGCTACATTTATAAGAAACTCTATTCAGAATGAAAAATCCATTCGCTATTTAGTTCCTGACAAAGTACAGTTGTTGATTGATTCAAGAAAATACTATCATTGA
- the gmk gene encoding guanylate kinase, translating to MSNKGGKAIIFSAPSGSGKTTIVKHLLSTRDDLMFSISACTRDKRGRAEQNGKDYYFLTPDEFKQKIDQDAFVEWEEVYQGNFYGTLKTEIERIWSEGKNVIFDVDVKGGISLKEYFGEDALSIFVKVPDIETLRERLGDRGTDTEDSISQRVFKAKFEMGFEKKFDTTIVNKELDVALADAQNLLDNFLNK from the coding sequence ATGAGTAACAAGGGAGGTAAAGCCATTATATTTTCAGCTCCTTCGGGGTCTGGAAAGACAACTATCGTGAAGCATTTATTGTCGACTAGAGATGATCTTATGTTCTCGATATCAGCGTGCACAAGAGACAAAAGAGGAAGAGCTGAGCAAAATGGTAAGGATTATTATTTCCTTACTCCTGATGAATTCAAGCAGAAGATTGACCAAGACGCTTTTGTGGAATGGGAAGAAGTCTATCAGGGAAATTTTTACGGCACTTTGAAAACCGAAATCGAAAGAATCTGGAGCGAGGGCAAGAACGTGATCTTCGATGTGGATGTAAAAGGAGGCATAAGCTTGAAAGAGTACTTTGGCGAAGACGCTTTGTCCATATTTGTGAAAGTACCAGATATTGAGACTTTAAGAGAAAGGCTTGGTGATCGAGGAACGGATACCGAAGACAGCATTTCGCAAAGAGTGTTCAAGGCAAAATTTGAGATGGGATTTGAAAAGAAATTCGATACGACGATTGTTAATAAAGAATTGGATGTGGCATTGGCTGACGCTCAAAACTTGCTTGACAATTTTTTGAATAAGTAG
- a CDS encoding polysaccharide deacetylase family protein, with protein MTLNNELLILMYHQIDKPKADAKIKGLFTKPSQFEWQIKLLQKNGANFTTFEEIEEKGMDPERKNVILTFDDGSDCFIKNAFPILNKYKAKSVVYPVFNAIGEKNVVFEESTNKSTIDLLTNEELIQLNNDGVEIGSHCLNHVHLAEKNEETVLTELIDSKKGLEEIIGKEIVSIAYPFGSYNEKVLDLAHQAGYTWAVSTNPGSNIKKNKLELSRAAVRGYKLSHYFKFWRMAKRELAEA; from the coding sequence ATGACTTTAAACAACGAACTACTGATACTCATGTATCATCAAATTGACAAACCTAAAGCAGATGCCAAAATAAAAGGGCTATTCACCAAACCCAGTCAATTCGAATGGCAAATAAAGCTATTGCAAAAGAATGGCGCTAACTTCACAACCTTTGAAGAAATAGAAGAAAAAGGCATGGATCCTGAGAGAAAAAATGTCATACTTACTTTCGATGACGGGTCTGATTGCTTCATAAAAAACGCTTTTCCTATTTTAAATAAATACAAGGCAAAATCAGTAGTTTATCCTGTATTTAACGCCATAGGAGAAAAAAATGTAGTCTTTGAAGAAAGCACAAATAAAAGCACTATAGACTTGCTTACTAATGAAGAACTAATTCAATTGAACAATGACGGTGTGGAGATTGGATCTCATTGCTTGAATCATGTTCACTTGGCCGAGAAAAATGAAGAAACGGTCCTCACTGAACTGATAGACTCAAAAAAAGGGCTGGAAGAAATTATTGGCAAAGAAATCGTGTCAATAGCTTATCCGTTTGGCAGCTATAATGAAAAAGTTCTAGATTTAGCCCATCAAGCTGGCTACACTTGGGCTGTTTCAACAAACCCAGGAAGCAATATCAAAAAAAACAAACTTGAACTTTCTCGCGCAGCTGTTAGAGGCTACAAGCTCAGCCATTATTTCAAATTTTGGAGGATGGCTAAACGAGAACTAGCTGAAGCGTAA
- a CDS encoding glycosyltransferase family 2 protein has protein sequence MSCSLSAVIITKNEEKNIGKCLEALSKVSDEIIVIDSLSTDKTEEICLSYKAQFIKRPFAGYSATKNHGNSLAKGDFIISIDADEILSEELISNILEEKSKGFPQTIYRFNRLTNYCGTWIKHCGWYPDTKTRLWKNGIANWEGSIHETLSYPKELSPTHLSGDILHFSFHSIEQHLNVMNKYTTLMAEEAFNKGKKASMFKLIFSPLFKFIKKYFFQKGFLDGYYGFIVCVLSAFYAFFKFIKLRRLQQINNNQ, from the coding sequence ATGAGTTGCAGTCTAAGCGCGGTCATCATCACCAAAAACGAAGAAAAAAATATTGGCAAATGTCTGGAAGCACTATCCAAAGTCTCTGATGAAATTATTGTCATTGACTCATTGTCTACAGATAAAACAGAAGAAATATGTCTTTCTTACAAGGCTCAATTCATTAAAAGGCCCTTCGCAGGTTATTCAGCGACCAAAAATCATGGAAACAGTTTGGCTAAAGGAGATTTCATAATCTCCATTGACGCAGACGAAATACTGTCAGAAGAGTTGATATCGAACATATTAGAAGAAAAATCCAAAGGTTTTCCACAAACAATATACAGATTCAATCGACTTACGAATTATTGCGGCACATGGATCAAGCATTGCGGTTGGTACCCTGATACTAAAACAAGGTTATGGAAAAATGGAATCGCCAACTGGGAAGGCAGCATTCACGAAACCTTGTCTTACCCAAAAGAGCTTTCCCCCACTCATCTGTCAGGAGATATCCTGCACTTTTCCTTTCATTCCATTGAACAACATCTGAATGTAATGAACAAGTACACTACTTTAATGGCTGAAGAAGCGTTCAACAAAGGGAAAAAAGCTTCCATGTTCAAACTAATTTTCAGCCCATTATTCAAATTCATTAAGAAATACTTTTTCCAAAAGGGCTTTTTGGACGGATATTATGGATTTATCGTTTGCGTATTGTCAGCTTTTTACGCTTTTTTCAAATTTATCAAACTTAGAAGGCTTCAACAAATCAACAATAATCAATAA
- a CDS encoding N-acetylmuramoyl-L-alanine amidase-like domain-containing protein: MTVHKLLTFLFIFISAITSACSQSEITGNSESILNKKIAEIQGQNLKSDSLVLTVGKSFIGTPYVSQTLERPKEILVVNLEELDCTTYLETVLAISNTVKSESSSIKTYESELTKIRYRSGQLAGYSSRLHYFTDWLIDNEKKGTLRILSDNYGEKYDKEINFMSTHADAYEGLKSESDLEDIRKAENLLNSQEIYFIPKEKLSEIESNIKSGDILGFTTHITGLDVSHVGFAIVINKQVHVMHASLKNGVIISDKTLAEFIAPDRYTGIMLARPINQ; the protein is encoded by the coding sequence ATGACCGTACACAAGTTGTTGACTTTCTTATTTATTTTCATTTCCGCAATTACTTCGGCTTGCTCTCAATCCGAAATCACAGGGAACAGTGAAAGTATTCTCAATAAGAAAATTGCCGAAATTCAAGGCCAAAACTTAAAAAGCGATAGTCTTGTGCTAACTGTAGGGAAAAGCTTTATAGGGACTCCATATGTTTCTCAAACACTTGAAAGGCCAAAGGAAATACTTGTAGTCAACCTCGAAGAGCTAGATTGCACAACGTATCTTGAAACAGTATTGGCAATTTCCAATACTGTAAAATCCGAATCTTCAAGCATTAAAACGTACGAAAGCGAGCTCACCAAAATTCGCTATAGATCCGGACAATTAGCCGGTTACTCATCAAGACTGCATTACTTTACGGATTGGTTGATAGACAATGAAAAGAAAGGCACTTTAAGAATCTTGTCAGACAATTATGGAGAAAAATATGACAAAGAAATTAACTTCATGTCAACCCATGCAGATGCTTATGAAGGTCTTAAGAGTGAAAGTGATTTAGAGGACATCAGAAAGGCTGAAAACCTCCTTAACTCCCAAGAGATTTATTTCATACCAAAAGAAAAACTAAGTGAAATAGAAAGCAATATCAAGTCTGGTGATATATTAGGATTCACAACGCACATCACAGGACTTGACGTCTCTCATGTAGGTTTTGCAATTGTCATCAACAAACAAGTACATGTCATGCACGCCTCTTTGAAAAACGGCGTGATCATTTCAGATAAAACCTTGGCGGAATTTATTGCTCCGGACAGATACACAGGCATCATGCTCGCCAGGCCTATAAATCAATGA
- a CDS encoding glycosyltransferase family 4 protein: protein MKVLQLSSEKSWRGGEQQIAYLIEELSSKGIDCHVAVRKATAFEEFCISKNIPHLSLPFGSSLSFSTALGIKKYCEKYSIDVIHSHSGKGHSIAFWASVLGMKTPVVVSRRVDFPIKKGRLSRWKYNHQNMKKVLCVSESVKNKVLGVVDDKEKVAKVYSGTTCDKFNISTSFSLRESYNIPAEDFLIGSIAALTAEKDHKSLILAVGKLLKQKKNVRLLIVGGGKLELELKELSRKLGIEDHVVFTGFLNNVPEVLPQLDVMAITSRSEGLGTSILDAFCCQVPVVGTNAGGIPELIINEQTGLLCDVGDVEGLYRSFMRLMDDSKLKNRLVAGANEHLKKFDKKVTAARTLEIYKEILKK, encoded by the coding sequence ATGAAAGTTTTACAGCTTAGTTCTGAAAAAAGTTGGAGAGGAGGGGAGCAGCAGATCGCTTATTTGATCGAGGAGTTGTCATCTAAGGGGATTGATTGTCATGTGGCAGTAAGAAAGGCGACAGCTTTTGAAGAGTTTTGCATTTCGAAAAATATCCCCCATCTGTCGTTGCCTTTTGGTTCTTCACTGAGCTTTTCGACAGCTTTAGGGATAAAGAAATATTGCGAGAAATACTCGATAGACGTGATTCATAGTCATAGCGGCAAAGGGCATTCCATAGCTTTTTGGGCGAGTGTTTTGGGAATGAAAACACCTGTGGTTGTAAGTAGACGAGTCGATTTCCCGATAAAAAAAGGAAGACTGTCAAGATGGAAATACAATCACCAAAATATGAAAAAGGTGCTATGCGTTTCTGAGTCTGTCAAGAATAAGGTATTGGGGGTTGTTGATGACAAAGAGAAAGTAGCTAAAGTTTATAGTGGGACTACTTGCGACAAGTTCAATATTTCAACGTCATTTAGTTTAAGAGAATCTTATAATATCCCCGCAGAAGACTTTTTGATTGGTTCTATAGCAGCTTTGACAGCGGAGAAAGATCACAAATCTTTGATTTTAGCGGTGGGTAAATTGCTAAAGCAGAAAAAAAACGTTCGCTTATTGATAGTGGGGGGAGGAAAACTGGAGCTTGAGTTGAAGGAGCTTTCTAGAAAATTAGGCATAGAAGATCATGTCGTTTTTACTGGCTTTTTGAATAATGTTCCAGAAGTGTTGCCACAGCTTGATGTTATGGCGATTACTTCTAGATCCGAAGGATTGGGGACAAGTATACTGGATGCATTTTGTTGTCAAGTCCCTGTTGTAGGCACGAATGCTGGAGGAATACCTGAATTGATTATCAATGAACAAACAGGCTTGCTTTGTGATGTTGGAGATGTGGAAGGCTTGTACCGCTCATTTATGAGATTGATGGATGACTCGAAGTTAAAAAATAGACTGGTAGCTGGGGCAAATGAGCACCTGAAGAAGTTTGATAAAAAAGTTACCGCTGCGAGAACTTTGGAGATTTATAAAGAAATATTGAAAAAGTAA